A single genomic interval of Deltaproteobacteria bacterium harbors:
- the acs gene encoding acetate--CoA ligase → MAEERVFPPDERLSAGAHIKGFDHYERLYRESVEDPDGFWSRMAGEMLDWERRWERVCEWDFHKPQVKWFIGGRLNVTHNCVDRHRKSWRRNKAAIIWEAEDGSYRTYTYEQLSYEVNRLANVLKKLGVSRGDRVTLYLPMIPELAFAMLACARIGAIHSVVFGGFSPASLRDRIHDCGSRLVITSDGGVRGGRLIPLKANCDEAIEGVSCVERVLVVRRTGQDVAMKEGRDTWLHDELEADDITDICEPEVMDAEDPLFILYTSGSTGKPKGVLHTTAGYLLYAALTFKWIFDCHEEDIHFCTADIGWVTGHSYIVYGPLACGATTLMFEGIPTYPAPDRFWEIVDKHRVNIIYTAPTAIRALMRSGDEWVKRHRLDTLRILGSVGEPINPEAWMWYHDVVGKGRLPVIDTWWQTETGGILISPLPGATTLKPGSATRPFFGVVPRVLKEDGSEAGVDEGGYLVIERPWPGMLRGTYGDPENRRMKEVYFSRFPGYYFSGDGARVDADGDFWLMGRIDDVLNVSGHRLGTAEIESALVSHEAVAEAAVVGYPHDVKGEGIYAFVVLKEGVEADEALGKALEDHVRKVISPIARPDKIQFAAGLPKTRSGKIMRRVLRKIANGHVEDLGDTSTLADPSVVDTLVRGRL, encoded by the coding sequence GCTCGACTGGGAGCGCAGGTGGGAGCGCGTCTGTGAGTGGGACTTCCACAAGCCGCAGGTGAAGTGGTTTATCGGCGGCAGGCTCAACGTGACGCACAACTGTGTGGACCGTCACAGGAAGTCCTGGCGCAGGAACAAGGCCGCCATAATCTGGGAGGCCGAGGACGGCTCTTACCGCACCTATACCTACGAGCAGCTCTCCTACGAGGTGAACCGCCTCGCCAACGTGCTCAAAAAGCTCGGCGTCTCCAGGGGCGACCGCGTGACGCTCTACCTGCCCATGATCCCGGAGCTCGCCTTCGCCATGCTCGCCTGCGCCCGCATAGGGGCCATACACAGCGTCGTCTTCGGCGGTTTCAGCCCGGCCTCCCTGCGGGACCGCATACACGACTGCGGCTCAAGGCTCGTCATAACCTCCGACGGCGGCGTCAGGGGAGGAAGGCTCATCCCCCTGAAGGCCAACTGCGACGAGGCCATCGAGGGTGTGTCGTGCGTTGAGCGCGTGCTCGTCGTAAGGCGCACGGGTCAGGACGTGGCGATGAAAGAAGGGCGTGACACATGGCTCCACGACGAGCTTGAGGCCGACGACATCACCGACATCTGCGAGCCCGAGGTGATGGACGCCGAGGACCCGCTCTTCATCCTCTACACCAGCGGCTCCACGGGCAAGCCCAAGGGCGTGCTCCACACCACGGCGGGCTACCTCCTCTACGCGGCGCTCACCTTCAAGTGGATATTCGACTGCCATGAAGAAGATATTCATTTCTGCACGGCCGACATCGGCTGGGTGACGGGCCACTCCTACATAGTCTACGGCCCGCTCGCCTGCGGGGCCACGACGCTCATGTTCGAGGGCATACCGACCTACCCGGCGCCGGACCGGTTCTGGGAGATAGTCGACAAGCACAGGGTCAACATCATCTACACCGCCCCCACGGCCATCCGCGCGCTCATGCGAAGCGGCGACGAGTGGGTGAAGCGCCACAGGCTCGACACCCTCAGGATCCTCGGCTCGGTGGGCGAGCCCATAAACCCCGAGGCCTGGATGTGGTACCACGACGTGGTGGGCAAGGGGAGACTCCCGGTGATCGACACGTGGTGGCAGACCGAGACGGGCGGCATACTCATAAGCCCTCTGCCCGGCGCGACGACTCTCAAGCCCGGCTCGGCGACGCGGCCGTTTTTCGGGGTCGTGCCCAGGGTCCTCAAGGAGGACGGAAGCGAGGCCGGCGTCGACGAGGGCGGATACCTCGTCATCGAGCGGCCCTGGCCCGGGATGCTGCGGGGAACCTACGGGGACCCGGAGAACAGGCGCATGAAGGAGGTCTACTTCAGCCGCTTTCCCGGTTACTACTTCTCCGGCGACGGCGCGAGGGTAGACGCCGACGGCGATTTCTGGCTCATGGGCAGGATAGACGACGTGCTCAACGTCTCGGGCCACAGGCTCGGCACGGCCGAGATCGAGAGCGCGCTCGTCTCGCACGAGGCCGTGGCCGAGGCGGCCGTAGTCGGCTACCCCCACGATGTCAAGGGAGAGGGGATATATGCGTTCGTGGTGCTCAAGGAGGGGGTGGAGGCGGACGAGGCGCTCGGAAAGGCGCTGGAAGACCACGTAAGGAAGGTCATAAGTCCCATAGCCAGACCCGACAAGATACAGTTCGCCGCGGGCCTGCCCAAGACCAGAAGCGGCAAGATCATGCGCCGCGTGCTGCGCAAGATAGCGAACGGCCACGTCGAGGACCTCGGCGACACGTCCACGCTGGCCGACCCCTCGGTGGTGGATACGCTCGTCAGGGGGAGGTTGTAA